From a region of the Aeoliella mucimassa genome:
- a CDS encoding response regulator, producing MTDILFVDDQPEELADLEKSLRKFRQDWYMEFAQGGAEALKMIKARGYDAVVTDLDMPDVSGPALLKEVQKYSPQTVRILLSYRRERTQAVESTSVAHQHLAKPCDVDLLEMAINDALALRYHMDSHAIRDLVGRVDHLPTLPDTYLKLVEELDSPQSSLARVGDIVRNDVAITAKILQLVNSSYFGLPVHVSDISHAVALLGVNVVKPLVLSSGLFEQFSPGSLGQFSLPTLIEHSAEVAMASRCISQLEGAVTEDCDDAFMAGMLHDLGQVVLASNFTAQYDELRAHALETETPLHELELAEFQASHADLGAYLLGLWGLPASIVEAIVWHHTPYHSTHDRFTPLAAVHAAECLLGANRNPMGEASEISHEFLDRFHRNERIGVWSAALGTETAATE from the coding sequence ATGACCGATATCTTGTTTGTCGACGACCAACCAGAGGAACTAGCGGATCTCGAAAAATCTCTTCGCAAGTTTCGCCAAGACTGGTACATGGAATTTGCCCAAGGTGGCGCCGAAGCGTTGAAGATGATTAAGGCCCGCGGATACGACGCGGTCGTTACTGATCTCGACATGCCCGACGTCTCGGGCCCCGCGCTGCTGAAGGAAGTTCAGAAGTACTCTCCGCAGACGGTTCGCATTTTGCTTTCGTATCGTCGCGAGCGGACTCAAGCGGTCGAGTCGACGAGCGTCGCCCATCAACACCTGGCGAAGCCCTGCGACGTCGACCTGCTCGAAATGGCGATCAACGACGCGCTCGCCTTGCGGTATCACATGGATAGCCATGCGATTCGCGATCTGGTCGGACGCGTGGACCACTTGCCGACGCTGCCCGACACTTACTTGAAGCTGGTCGAGGAACTCGACTCGCCGCAATCGAGTCTGGCTCGCGTGGGCGATATCGTTCGCAACGACGTCGCGATCACCGCCAAGATTCTGCAACTGGTGAACTCGTCGTACTTCGGCCTGCCGGTGCATGTGTCCGACATTTCGCACGCGGTCGCTTTGCTCGGCGTGAACGTCGTGAAGCCGCTGGTGCTGTCGTCGGGCTTGTTCGAACAGTTCTCGCCTGGTTCGTTGGGGCAGTTCTCGCTGCCGACGCTCATTGAGCATAGTGCCGAGGTAGCGATGGCCTCCCGCTGCATTTCGCAACTCGAAGGCGCGGTGACCGAAGACTGCGACGACGCTTTCATGGCTGGCATGCTGCACGACTTGGGTCAGGTAGTGTTGGCCAGCAACTTTACCGCCCAGTACGACGAACTGCGGGCTCACGCTTTGGAAACCGAGACTCCGCTCCACGAGCTGGAGCTGGCCGAGTTCCAAGCGAGCCACGCTGACCTGGGTGCTTACCTGCTGGGTCTGTGGGGCCTGCCAGCTTCGATCGTCGAAGCCATTGTCTGGCACCACACTCCGTACCATTCGACTCACGACCGCTTCACTCCGCTGGCTGCAGTCCACGCGGCTGAATGCCTGCTGGGTGCCAATCGTAATCCGATGGGCGAAGCGTCGGAGATTTCGCACGAATTCCTTGATCGCTTCCATCGCAACGAGCGAATCGGCGTGTGGTCGGCTGCCCTCGGCACCGAAACCGCCGCTACCGAGTAA
- a CDS encoding glycosyltransferase family 2 protein, with protein MAGKLTVLIPCKNERMNIRPCIESVQSIADEVLVADSGSTDDTLAIVRSIDGCRLIEREYVCSADFKNWAIPQAAHEWVLIVDADERVTPKLAKEIRRIVDGADDATKDAYWIGRDNHYLGHPIKRCGWNNDGVVRLVRRDACRYTDRWVHAEIDAPAERVGRLQGRFVHYTTWDSDHYSRKMVRYAEWGARNYHQAGKHPNLLKLALAAPVRFLQLYLLRGGFLDGIPGLQVCMHSAYYSYQKQAKLWEMHYALPQPDPELERDNHNQQAA; from the coding sequence ATGGCCGGCAAACTCACTGTATTGATCCCCTGCAAGAACGAGCGGATGAACATTCGCCCGTGCATCGAATCGGTGCAGTCGATAGCCGACGAAGTGTTGGTGGCCGATTCGGGTTCGACCGACGATACGCTGGCGATCGTGCGTTCGATCGACGGCTGCCGACTGATTGAGCGCGAGTACGTTTGCTCGGCCGATTTCAAAAACTGGGCCATCCCCCAAGCCGCGCACGAGTGGGTGCTGATCGTCGATGCCGACGAGCGAGTCACCCCAAAGCTCGCCAAAGAAATCCGCCGTATCGTCGATGGTGCTGACGATGCAACGAAGGATGCTTACTGGATCGGTCGCGATAATCATTACCTGGGTCACCCTATCAAACGTTGTGGCTGGAACAACGACGGAGTCGTGCGACTGGTGCGGCGCGATGCTTGTCGCTACACCGATCGCTGGGTGCATGCCGAGATCGATGCTCCGGCCGAGCGAGTCGGCAGGCTCCAAGGCCGCTTCGTGCACTACACCACCTGGGACTCCGATCACTACAGCCGCAAGATGGTTCGCTACGCTGAATGGGGCGCGCGAAACTACCATCAAGCTGGCAAGCACCCCAATTTGCTGAAGCTGGCCCTGGCTGCTCCCGTGCGGTTCCTGCAGCTCTACTTGCTGCGTGGTGGGTTCCTCGATGGAATCCCCGGACTGCAAGTCTGCATGCACTCGGCCTACTACTCGTATCAGAAACAAGCCAAGCTGTGGGAGATGCACTACGCCCTGCCCCAGCCCGACCCGGAACTAGAGCGAGACAACCACAACCAACAAGCGGCTTAG
- the dgt gene encoding dGTP triphosphohydrolase: MEKGCSESMSEADKLHWTRLLSPRRICTSADGYSADPTRDEFHIDYDRIVYSSDFRRLKDKTQVFPLSRNDFTRSRLTHSLEVSCVGRTLGRKLAELLTRKGLLPDTESDIGTIVAAASLAHDIGNPPFGHSGESAIQTWAKKNTACAANNPDHRPFEVATEQELLDLHRFEGNAQGLRVLARLQANRRKGGLRMTVATLAAMMKYPCSSSLSAESKAAAKQAGCKPPAERKKFGYFSDDAETIVPELREIGMEETEPGGFRRHPLAYLVEAADDICYAVIDLEDAVDQRCISHAEAVNALLPIARLVVPDFAPSDPANTPLGWVRAIAIGGLVHACMTIIESRFDEFTAGTLPKSLIELSTIADQYKEAYDLVVNFAYRNRRVLEVEAAGYKVIGGLLDLFVPALVNDHDRGADQWKLLSLFPERFLRESVSSRPLSPDAAQQALTPLSTYQRILAATDFISGMTDSYAVDMYQKLSGIKLPE; the protein is encoded by the coding sequence ATGGAGAAAGGCTGCAGCGAGAGCATGAGCGAGGCGGACAAGCTACACTGGACACGGCTACTCTCTCCCCGGCGGATCTGCACCAGCGCCGATGGCTACTCGGCCGACCCGACTCGCGACGAGTTCCACATCGACTACGATCGCATCGTCTACAGCAGCGACTTTCGCCGATTGAAAGACAAAACCCAGGTCTTTCCGTTGTCGCGCAACGACTTCACCCGCTCGCGACTCACGCACAGTCTCGAGGTCTCCTGCGTGGGACGGACCTTGGGGCGGAAGCTGGCCGAGTTGCTCACGCGCAAAGGACTATTGCCCGACACCGAGTCGGACATCGGCACCATCGTCGCGGCCGCGTCGCTGGCCCACGACATTGGCAATCCGCCGTTTGGGCATTCGGGCGAGAGTGCCATTCAAACGTGGGCCAAGAAGAACACCGCTTGCGCAGCGAATAATCCCGACCACCGCCCGTTCGAGGTGGCCACCGAGCAGGAGTTGCTCGACCTGCATCGCTTCGAAGGCAACGCGCAAGGCCTGCGGGTGCTGGCCCGTTTGCAGGCGAACCGCCGCAAAGGGGGGCTGCGGATGACGGTCGCCACGCTGGCGGCGATGATGAAGTACCCTTGCAGCTCGTCGCTCTCGGCCGAGTCGAAAGCGGCCGCCAAACAAGCAGGCTGCAAACCGCCGGCCGAGCGGAAGAAGTTTGGCTACTTTAGCGACGACGCCGAGACGATCGTACCTGAGCTCCGCGAAATCGGCATGGAAGAGACCGAGCCAGGTGGCTTTCGTCGCCATCCGCTGGCTTATCTGGTGGAAGCGGCCGACGACATCTGTTACGCGGTGATCGACCTGGAAGACGCGGTCGACCAGCGATGCATCAGCCATGCCGAGGCAGTAAACGCGCTGCTACCAATCGCGCGCCTGGTGGTGCCCGACTTTGCCCCCTCCGATCCCGCCAACACCCCGCTCGGCTGGGTGCGGGCGATCGCCATCGGCGGACTGGTGCATGCCTGCATGACGATCATCGAATCGCGGTTCGATGAGTTCACTGCAGGCACGTTGCCGAAGAGCCTGATCGAACTGTCGACGATCGCCGACCAGTACAAGGAAGCCTACGACCTGGTGGTGAACTTCGCGTACCGCAACCGGCGGGTGCTCGAGGTCGAAGCGGCTGGTTACAAAGTGATCGGCGGGCTGCTCGATTTGTTTGTGCCAGCGCTGGTGAACGATCACGATCGCGGGGCCGACCAGTGGAAGCTGTTGAGCTTGTTCCCCGAACGGTTCCTTCGCGAGTCGGTGTCGAGCCGACCGTTGTCGCCGGACGCCGCACAGCAGGCGCTCACTCCGTTGTCGACCTATCAACGCATTCTGGCTGCGACCGACTTCATCTCCGGCATGACTGATAGCTACGCGGTCGACATGTATCAGAAGCTCTCAGGCATCAAATTGCCGGAGTAG
- the fhcD gene encoding formylmethanofuran--tetrahydromethanopterin N-formyltransferase: protein MQIGPTFVVDTFAEAFRMRYARLIVSAINDYWLDAATRELCGYGSSVIQCDAEIAVERRLAADESPDGRPAAAVLAFGFSTDALAKALPKRVGQCVMTCATSAVYDGLPPDDSVEQDRIPLGSHIRFFGDGFQKSKKPADRRFWRIPVMDGEFLVEDSLGVQKGVAGGNLIVQGTSQRAALDSARRAVEAVASLAEVITPFPGGVVRSGSKVGSRYDGLVASTNDAFCPTLRGRVATQLVPEAQCAYEVVINGTSESAVADAMRLALHAAAGPEIPALSAGNYGGKLGKFHYHLRKILAPG, encoded by the coding sequence ATGCAGATAGGTCCTACGTTTGTTGTCGATACCTTTGCCGAAGCGTTTCGCATGCGTTACGCGCGGCTCATCGTGTCGGCCATCAACGACTACTGGCTCGACGCTGCGACTCGCGAGCTGTGCGGCTACGGTTCGAGCGTCATTCAGTGCGATGCCGAAATTGCCGTGGAACGCCGCCTGGCGGCTGACGAATCGCCCGACGGCCGGCCGGCCGCGGCGGTGCTGGCGTTTGGGTTCTCGACCGACGCGCTGGCCAAGGCCTTGCCGAAGCGGGTGGGTCAGTGCGTGATGACCTGCGCGACCTCGGCCGTGTACGACGGGTTGCCGCCCGACGACTCCGTGGAGCAGGATCGCATTCCGCTGGGGAGCCACATCCGATTCTTCGGCGACGGATTTCAAAAGAGCAAAAAACCAGCCGATCGGCGGTTTTGGCGGATCCCCGTAATGGATGGTGAGTTCCTGGTGGAAGACTCCCTCGGCGTGCAAAAAGGGGTCGCTGGGGGAAACCTGATCGTGCAGGGAACCAGCCAGCGCGCGGCCCTCGACTCGGCCCGGCGAGCCGTGGAAGCAGTCGCCTCGCTGGCCGAGGTGATAACCCCGTTCCCTGGCGGCGTAGTCCGCAGCGGCAGCAAAGTCGGCTCGCGCTACGACGGGCTGGTAGCCTCGACCAACGACGCGTTTTGCCCCACGCTTCGCGGGCGAGTGGCCACGCAGCTCGTGCCGGAAGCCCAGTGTGCGTACGAAGTTGTGATAAACGGCACCAGCGAATCCGCGGTGGCCGACGCCATGCGGCTAGCCCTGCATGCGGCCGCTGGCCCGGAGATTCCCGCCCTGTCGGCCGGCAACTACGGAGGTAAGCTGGGCAAGTTCCACTACCATTTGCGTAAGATACTGGCGCCTGGGTAA
- a CDS encoding 30S ribosomal protein S1, producing MSDSAPERPADEAQTNVEQVTEVATEAAEATPSEPTPPAEATPAAEQKPVDEAAPTGEPAGETAGEEGDDRPGHRIRIGTQRPEDAESKPKAQATAPPAMLDPEVAARQREEAPAPTGKIYPPPNVRDRLSADLEQELEAALEGQSLDDIISSKEANEPGELPEGTRLMGRVAKVYQDNVFVDLGGRNQGVVAFKQFEGRDLPEPGSELDVTVVKLGDDGLYEITLPGGAVDVGNWEDVEEGQVIEVTVTGVNKGGLECQVSGLRGFMPMGQISIYRTENAEEYVGQKLNAVVTEANPERRNLVLSHRAVMEREKSEKRDQLLKELAPGQMREGIVRSLRDFGAFVDLGGVDGLIHVSKMSWDRVNHPSEVLSEGQTVKVKIDKIDPQTGKIGLSYRESAENPWDKAESTYYTGATVEGSVSKIMDFGAFVKLEPGVEGLIHISELAHGRVFRTSDVVSEGQAVQVKVLSFDREKQRIGLSLKALMEAPKRKGEEESAETDFAPPPDAPKAPRKHDGKLKGGIGRPSGGEQFGLKW from the coding sequence ATGTCTGACTCCGCTCCCGAGCGCCCTGCCGACGAGGCACAAACGAACGTTGAACAAGTAACCGAAGTCGCCACCGAGGCTGCCGAGGCTACTCCGTCTGAGCCAACTCCTCCGGCCGAGGCCACGCCCGCGGCGGAGCAAAAGCCAGTCGACGAAGCGGCCCCGACTGGCGAGCCCGCTGGCGAAACTGCTGGCGAAGAGGGCGACGATCGCCCTGGCCACCGGATTCGGATCGGCACGCAGCGTCCTGAAGACGCCGAGTCGAAGCCCAAGGCCCAGGCCACCGCTCCCCCGGCGATGCTCGATCCCGAGGTCGCCGCCCGGCAGCGTGAAGAGGCCCCCGCCCCGACCGGCAAGATCTATCCCCCACCGAATGTTCGCGATCGTCTGTCGGCCGACTTGGAGCAAGAGCTCGAAGCCGCGCTGGAAGGTCAGTCGCTCGACGACATTATCTCTTCCAAAGAGGCCAACGAGCCTGGCGAGCTGCCCGAAGGAACCCGCCTGATGGGTCGCGTGGCCAAAGTGTACCAGGACAACGTGTTCGTCGACCTCGGCGGCCGCAACCAAGGCGTGGTCGCCTTCAAGCAGTTTGAAGGTCGCGACCTGCCGGAACCAGGTAGCGAGCTCGACGTGACTGTCGTCAAGCTCGGCGACGACGGGCTCTACGAAATCACCCTGCCAGGCGGGGCCGTCGACGTTGGTAACTGGGAAGACGTGGAAGAAGGTCAGGTGATCGAAGTCACCGTGACCGGCGTAAACAAAGGTGGCCTCGAGTGCCAGGTCTCCGGCCTGCGAGGCTTCATGCCGATGGGTCAGATCTCGATCTACCGCACTGAGAACGCCGAAGAGTACGTCGGCCAAAAACTCAACGCAGTGGTCACCGAAGCGAATCCTGAGCGCCGCAACCTGGTGCTCAGTCATCGCGCGGTAATGGAACGCGAGAAGTCGGAAAAACGCGACCAGTTGCTCAAAGAGCTGGCCCCCGGGCAGATGCGCGAGGGGATTGTTCGCAGCCTTCGCGACTTCGGTGCGTTTGTCGACCTCGGCGGCGTCGATGGTTTGATTCATGTGAGCAAGATGAGCTGGGATCGGGTGAACCACCCCAGCGAGGTGCTCTCCGAAGGTCAAACCGTGAAAGTGAAGATCGATAAGATCGACCCCCAGACCGGTAAGATTGGTCTCTCGTACCGCGAGAGTGCCGAGAACCCCTGGGACAAGGCCGAATCGACCTACTACACCGGAGCAACCGTCGAAGGCTCGGTGAGCAAGATCATGGACTTCGGGGCGTTCGTCAAACTCGAACCCGGCGTCGAAGGCCTGATCCACATCTCGGAACTCGCTCACGGGCGGGTGTTCCGCACCAGCGACGTGGTGTCCGAAGGCCAGGCAGTGCAGGTTAAAGTGCTGAGCTTCGACCGCGAGAAGCAACGCATCGGCCTGAGCCTCAAGGCGTTGATGGAAGCCCCCAAGCGGAAGGGCGAGGAAGAATCGGCCGAAACCGATTTCGCTCCCCCGCCAGACGCCCCGAAGGCTCCCCGCAAGCACGACGGCAAGCTCAAAGGCGGCATCGGCCGCCCCAGCGGTGGCGAGCAATTCGGCCTGAAGTGGTAG